One part of the Ovis canadensis isolate MfBH-ARS-UI-01 breed Bighorn chromosome 8, ARS-UI_OviCan_v2, whole genome shotgun sequence genome encodes these proteins:
- the LOC138445198 gene encoding large ribosomal subunit protein uL1m-like, with protein sequence MLWLTQSGVVNMAAAVRCFGRVLIHHQRHGLSKVTSQTSLYPCSIYIPVPNRYFAAAAKPAKKTKKGTIEKASNEKKDDIEKIKSYPFMEGEPEDDVYLKHLYPRQIYEVEKAVHLLKKFQVLDFTNPKQGVYLDLTLDMTLGKKKKVEPFTSVLSLPYPFISEMSKVAVFTENASEIKIAEENGAAFAGGTNLIQKILDDEIQADFYVAVPEIMPELNPLRKKLKTRFPKFNRNSVGRDIPKMLELFKTGLEIKVDEERENFLETKIATLDMPSDHIAANLQAVINEVCRQRPLNLGPFVVRAFLRSSTSEGLLLKIEPLLPKEAETKESDKKAV encoded by the coding sequence atgttatGGTTAACACAATCCGGAGTGGTTAACATGGCGGCGGCCGTAAGATGCTTCGGTAGAGTCTTGATACATCATCAAAGGCATGGTCTTTCCAAGGTGACTTCTCAGACGTCTCTTTATCCTTGTTCCATATACATTCCAGTGCCTAACAGATATTTTGCAGCCGCTGCGAAGcctgcaaagaaaacaaaaaaaggtacTATAGAAAAAGCATCAAATGAGAAGAAAGatgatatagaaaaaataaaatcatatcctTTTATGGAAGGGGAACCTGAAGACGATGTCTACCTAAAACACTTATACCCAAGGCAGATATATGAGGTGGAGAAAGCTGTTCACTTACTTAAGAAATTTCAAGTTTTGGACTTTACAAATCCAAAGCAAGGTGTTTATCTTGATTTGACACTGGATATGACActggggaagaagaaaaaagtggaGCCATTTACCAGTGTTCTTAGTTTGCCATACCCATTCATTTCAGAAATGAGTAAAGTTGCCGTGTTTACAGAGAATGCATCAGAAATTAAAATAGCAGAAGAAAATGGAGCTGCATTTGCAGGAGGCACTAATCTCATTCAGAAGATTTTGGATGATGAAATTCAAGCAGATTTTTATGTAGCTGTTCCAGAAATAATGCCCGAGCTTAATCCATTaaggaagaaactgaaaacaagatTTCCTAAGTTTAATCGAAATTCTGTTGGCCGGGACATCCCCAAAATGCTTGAATTATTTAAAACTGGACTTGAAATTAAGGTAGATGAAGAaagggagaacttcctggagacCAAAATAGCAACACTGGATATGCCAAGTGACCACATAGCTGCCAATCTACAAGCCGTTATCAATGAAGTTTGTAGGCAAAGACCACTGAATTTGGGACCTTTTGTGGTACGTGCTTTCCTTCGAAGTTCAACAAGTGAAGGTTTGTTACTAAAAATCGAGCCATTGTTGCCTAAAGAAGCGGAAACCAAAGAAAGTGACAAAAAAGCTGTGTAA